The Ornithinimicrobium faecis genome includes a window with the following:
- a CDS encoding pyridoxamine 5'-phosphate oxidase family protein encodes MERPQVVRGTGRLFPTLAAELIEARVALTVAQSIGLAMRATRNAAGASQRAYAQMRGWSKTHQHRLEAAAANLQLGRILEALEGTGFELALLATDAEGAAPSTGRRLKPEDWEDSELIAVDAARRRFPANREVRRTSTGPTWWWWQHSTDARARTPDWTTERAMLVSAAGATVASMDPTTAAPQADRPRFPDGYGIPESAEGQLAWTDVEPRLVQSKHYWISSVRPDGTPHSVPRWGVWLDGRFWYDGAPTTRHTRNVEVNPAVTLTLESGTEVIIIEGDSVATHAAADGLGARLSEAFGKYADSGYSPGPDSWSGQDGGGLRVITPRRAMAWFDFPKDCTRFRF; translated from the coding sequence ATGGAACGGCCACAGGTGGTGCGCGGCACGGGCCGCCTGTTCCCGACCCTTGCCGCGGAACTGATCGAAGCGCGCGTTGCGCTGACCGTCGCCCAGTCGATCGGCCTCGCTATGCGGGCAACTCGCAATGCCGCAGGTGCCAGCCAACGGGCGTATGCGCAGATGCGGGGTTGGAGTAAGACGCACCAGCACCGTCTTGAGGCCGCAGCCGCGAACCTCCAACTCGGCAGGATCCTCGAGGCCCTTGAGGGGACGGGGTTCGAACTGGCGCTCCTGGCCACGGATGCTGAAGGTGCCGCACCCTCAACAGGACGGCGTCTCAAGCCCGAGGATTGGGAGGACAGTGAGCTGATCGCTGTGGACGCTGCTCGGAGACGATTCCCGGCCAACCGAGAGGTCCGTCGGACAAGCACCGGGCCGACCTGGTGGTGGTGGCAACACTCGACGGATGCGCGGGCACGCACACCAGACTGGACGACCGAGCGCGCCATGCTGGTGTCGGCCGCTGGGGCTACGGTCGCGAGCATGGACCCCACAACAGCAGCCCCCCAGGCAGACCGGCCACGGTTTCCCGACGGTTATGGCATCCCGGAGAGCGCGGAGGGTCAGCTCGCCTGGACCGACGTGGAGCCCCGGCTCGTGCAGTCGAAGCACTACTGGATCAGCAGCGTCCGTCCCGATGGCACCCCACACTCGGTGCCCCGCTGGGGCGTGTGGCTCGATGGGCGCTTCTGGTATGACGGCGCCCCGACCACCCGGCACACCCGCAACGTCGAGGTGAACCCGGCGGTCACGCTGACCCTGGAGAGCGGCACCGAGGTGATCATCATCGAGGGTGACTCGGTCGCGACGCACGCCGCTGCCGACGGACTCGGGGCACGGCTGTCCGAGGCGTTCGGGAAGTATGCGGACAGCGGGTACTCGCCGGGACCTGACTCGTGGTCGGGTCAGGACGGCGGTGGGTTGCGGGTCATCACGCCGCGGCGGGCGATGGCCTGGTTCGACTTCCCGAAGGACTGCACGCGCTTTCGGTTCTGA
- a CDS encoding ABC transporter permease: MTTMVASARADLLRVRKWPAVWVVGAAWLLLMVLFGYVFNYVAYATGSVSFATDDAVGGVLLSSVLPASVPATITSGTPMFGGALMMVLGAMVASSGYGWGSWKTIFTQGPSRTSVTLGSLLSLTVVVAVTVLATAALALGISTSLALVEGVDVVLPSALDLGQGVGIAFLVLLMWALFGYLLGTLARSPALAVGLGLVWALVVENLLRGVGGLLGWVESFTLILPGTAAGSLVGSLGVEGGSEGAPGVLDTLSGTQSLVTVLAYAVALPLITVLVVRRRDLS, from the coding sequence ATGACGACGATGGTGGCCAGTGCCCGGGCGGACCTGCTGCGGGTGCGCAAGTGGCCGGCGGTCTGGGTGGTCGGGGCGGCGTGGCTGCTGCTGATGGTGCTCTTCGGCTATGTCTTCAACTATGTGGCCTATGCGACCGGCAGCGTCAGCTTCGCGACCGACGATGCGGTGGGCGGCGTGCTGCTCAGCTCGGTGCTGCCGGCCAGTGTGCCCGCGACGATCACCTCCGGCACCCCCATGTTTGGCGGTGCGTTGATGATGGTGCTGGGGGCAATGGTGGCCTCCAGCGGCTATGGCTGGGGCAGCTGGAAGACGATCTTCACCCAGGGTCCGTCGCGCACCAGTGTCACGCTCGGCTCGTTGCTGTCCCTGACCGTCGTGGTCGCCGTGACAGTCCTGGCCACGGCAGCGCTCGCCCTGGGCATCTCGACCTCGCTCGCCCTCGTGGAGGGCGTTGACGTGGTGCTGCCCTCGGCACTCGACCTGGGTCAGGGGGTCGGCATCGCCTTCCTGGTCCTGCTGATGTGGGCACTGTTCGGCTATCTGCTCGGCACCCTGGCCCGCAGCCCCGCGCTCGCGGTCGGCCTCGGCCTGGTGTGGGCGCTGGTCGTGGAGAACCTGCTGCGTGGGGTGGGCGGTCTGCTGGGCTGGGTCGAGTCGTTCACCCTGATCCTGCCGGGCACTGCCGCCGGGTCCCTGGTCGGCTCGCTCGGCGTCGAGGGTGGCTCGGAAGGAGCCCCGGGTGTCCTGGACACCCTGAGCGGCACCCAGTCCCTGGTCACCGTGCTGGCGTATGCCGTGGCCCTGCCCCTGATCACGGTGCTCGTCGTCCGCCGGCGCGACCTGTCCTGA
- a CDS encoding TetR/AcrR family transcriptional regulator produces the protein MVDRRHQIVQAAQAVIAQEGLGALSVRTTAARAGIGASTLRHYFPTQQALFDAVVSDSFNAQLDDLRIADTHVPAADRLLECLAQFLPPSDDEIAQLLNWLAMYTAALGPDRTEQGARALISLTELGRQRVVAWLEVLGDQGELRHLDMARHAAVLLTHLDGLCLALLAPDSGPSVPDALEQLRDLIAAMVVR, from the coding sequence GTGGTCGACCGCAGGCACCAGATCGTGCAGGCAGCCCAGGCCGTGATCGCGCAGGAGGGCCTGGGTGCGCTGAGCGTGCGCACGACGGCAGCGCGCGCGGGCATCGGGGCCAGCACGCTGCGGCACTACTTCCCCACCCAGCAGGCGCTGTTCGACGCGGTGGTGTCCGACTCTTTCAACGCGCAGCTGGACGACCTGCGGATCGCCGACACGCACGTCCCGGCGGCAGACCGGCTGCTCGAGTGCCTGGCCCAGTTCCTGCCACCCAGTGACGACGAGATCGCCCAGCTCCTCAACTGGCTCGCGATGTACACCGCCGCCCTGGGCCCGGATCGCACGGAGCAGGGCGCGCGGGCCCTCATCAGCCTCACCGAGCTGGGGCGGCAGCGCGTCGTGGCGTGGCTGGAGGTGCTCGGTGATCAGGGAGAGCTGCGCCACCTCGACATGGCGCGTCACGCCGCCGTCTTGCTGACGCACCTCGACGGGCTGTGCCTGGCCCTGCTCGCGCCCGACTCGGGACCGAGCGTGCCGGACGCTCTCGAGCAGCTCCGCGACCTGATCGCGGCCATGGTGGTGCGCTGA
- a CDS encoding ornithine cyclodeaminase family protein encodes MEFLDAAAVRRILDPGALVEALRAAFAEPEAAVVPEREHYPIDEALEATLLVMPAWQRGRWLGVKVVGHYPQNRGQGLPGLFGSYLLSSATTGQPVAVLDGTELTRWRTAAASALAADLLAPREVGEHLLIGAGNVAAAIPACYRAVRDVGLTRVWSRTPSGATELVSRLRDEGVNAEVAPDLRAAVRSADVITAATSATSPLVLAQDVQPGTHVDLIGAFTPAMVEADAALITSASLFVDVREALHEAGDLTGPLGDGILQETDVLATLTDLVNGTHAGRSGNDEVTVFKSVGTALEDLVAAGLVWEAHTGA; translated from the coding sequence GTGGAGTTTCTTGACGCTGCGGCGGTCCGCCGGATCCTCGACCCAGGGGCGCTGGTGGAGGCCCTGCGCGCAGCGTTTGCCGAGCCGGAGGCCGCCGTGGTCCCGGAGCGCGAGCACTACCCGATCGATGAGGCGCTCGAGGCGACGCTGCTGGTGATGCCGGCGTGGCAGCGCGGCCGCTGGCTCGGCGTCAAGGTGGTCGGTCACTATCCGCAGAACCGAGGGCAGGGACTGCCCGGGCTGTTTGGCTCCTACCTCCTCTCCAGCGCCACCACCGGCCAACCCGTGGCCGTGCTCGACGGCACCGAGCTCACCCGCTGGCGGACCGCCGCCGCCAGCGCGCTCGCCGCGGACCTGCTGGCTCCCCGCGAGGTGGGCGAGCACCTGCTGATCGGCGCCGGTAACGTTGCCGCGGCCATCCCCGCCTGTTATCGCGCTGTGCGGGACGTCGGCCTGACCCGGGTCTGGAGCCGAACCCCCTCGGGTGCAACGGAACTGGTCTCTCGTCTGCGCGACGAGGGAGTCAACGCCGAGGTGGCCCCCGACCTGCGTGCCGCCGTGCGCAGCGCCGATGTGATCACCGCGGCCACCTCCGCGACCAGCCCGCTGGTGCTGGCGCAGGACGTGCAGCCCGGCACCCACGTGGACCTGATCGGCGCCTTCACTCCCGCGATGGTCGAGGCCGACGCGGCCCTGATCACCTCGGCCAGCCTGTTCGTCGACGTGCGCGAGGCGCTCCACGAGGCCGGCGACCTGACCGGCCCCCTGGGCGACGGCATACTGCAGGAAACTGATGTCCTCGCGACCCTGACCGACCTGGTCAACGGGACCCACGCCGGTCGCTCCGGCAATGATGAGGTGACCGTCTTCAAGTCGGTGGGCACGGCGCTGGAGGACCTGGTCGCTGCGGGCCTGGTCTGGGAGGCGCACACCGGTGCCTGA
- a CDS encoding response regulator transcription factor codes for MIQVALIDDQALVRVGLSTLIGSEDGLEVVGEAADGRSGLALIRRTRPDVVLCDIRMPVLDGLGLLEQVSADAALADVRVVMLTTFELDEYVFEALRLGASGFLLKDAEPTALLEAVRVVADGGSLLAPSVTRRVIEHFGQTARSTRVHPELHRLTEREREMVAWVGTGQSNQEIAAQQFLSPDTVRTHVSRAMVKLHARDRAQLVVFALESGLRPDTRD; via the coding sequence ATGATCCAGGTTGCGCTCATCGACGACCAGGCGCTGGTGCGGGTCGGGCTGTCCACGCTGATCGGCTCCGAGGACGGGCTCGAGGTGGTGGGCGAGGCCGCGGACGGCCGCAGCGGCCTGGCCCTGATCCGGCGCACCCGACCCGACGTCGTGCTCTGCGACATCCGGATGCCGGTCCTGGACGGGCTGGGGCTGCTCGAGCAGGTCTCGGCCGACGCCGCGCTGGCGGACGTGCGCGTGGTGATGCTGACGACCTTCGAGCTCGATGAGTATGTCTTCGAGGCGCTGCGCCTCGGGGCCAGCGGCTTCCTGCTCAAGGATGCCGAGCCCACGGCGCTGCTGGAGGCAGTGCGAGTCGTCGCTGACGGTGGCTCGCTGCTGGCACCGTCGGTGACGCGCCGGGTGATCGAGCACTTCGGGCAGACCGCGCGGTCCACGCGGGTGCATCCCGAGCTGCACCGGCTCACCGAGCGGGAGCGCGAGATGGTCGCCTGGGTCGGCACCGGACAGTCCAACCAGGAGATCGCCGCGCAACAGTTCCTCAGCCCGGACACGGTCCGCACCCATGTCTCCCGGGCCATGGTCAAGCTGCACGCCCGCGATCGGGCCCAACTGGTCGTCTTCGCCCTCGAGTCCGGACTGCGACCCGACACGCGCGACTGA
- a CDS encoding ABC transporter ATP-binding protein yields the protein MNELVVQTAGLTKRHGSRLAVDRVDLTVRRGEVYGFLGPNGAGKTTTLRMLLGLIRPTSGTATVLGGAAGSPAVMERIGALVEGPGFMPYLSGRDNLRVLARYRELPEVVVDEALERVDLAARGGDAFRAYSLGMKQRLGVAAALLGDPELIVLDEPTNGLDPAGMASMRSLVVDLARGGQTVLLSSHLLGEVQEICHRVGVISEGRLLRESTVAELLGTPRLRVHAEPVSEALGVARRFAEDVVVEHGELLVALAPELAPALVRELVAHDVDVHSVRHGDRSLEDVFFEMTTGGAVAQKETVS from the coding sequence ATGAACGAACTCGTTGTGCAGACGGCCGGCCTCACCAAGAGGCACGGCTCACGGCTCGCCGTCGATCGGGTGGATCTGACGGTGCGACGGGGCGAGGTCTATGGCTTCCTCGGCCCCAACGGAGCAGGCAAGACCACGACCCTGCGGATGCTGCTCGGCCTGATCAGGCCGACCAGTGGCACGGCCACGGTGTTGGGCGGCGCTGCGGGCTCTCCCGCGGTCATGGAGCGCATCGGAGCCCTCGTGGAGGGGCCGGGGTTCATGCCCTATCTGTCCGGGCGGGACAACCTGCGCGTCCTGGCGCGCTATCGAGAGCTCCCCGAGGTGGTGGTGGACGAGGCGCTGGAGCGGGTCGACCTCGCGGCGCGCGGTGGGGACGCCTTCCGGGCCTACTCCCTGGGCATGAAGCAGCGCCTCGGCGTGGCCGCCGCGCTGCTGGGCGACCCCGAGCTGATCGTGCTGGACGAGCCGACCAACGGGCTGGACCCGGCCGGCATGGCCAGCATGAGGTCGCTGGTGGTCGACCTGGCCCGAGGTGGTCAGACGGTGCTGCTCTCCTCCCACCTGCTCGGGGAGGTCCAGGAGATCTGCCACCGCGTCGGGGTGATCAGCGAGGGGCGGCTGCTGCGCGAGTCCACGGTGGCCGAGCTGCTCGGCACACCGCGGTTGCGGGTCCATGCCGAGCCGGTGAGCGAGGCACTCGGCGTGGCCCGCCGGTTTGCGGAGGACGTGGTCGTCGAGCATGGCGAGCTGCTGGTGGCCCTGGCCCCGGAGCTGGCACCCGCGCTGGTCCGTGAGTTGGTGGCGCACGACGTTGACGTCCACTCCGTGCGGCACGGCGACCGCTCGCTGGAGGACGTGTTCTTTGAGATGACAACGGGCGGCGCGGTCGCCCAGAAGGAGACGGTGTCATGA
- a CDS encoding sensor histidine kinase encodes MRFRAKDLVWVLPLALFAGVGTIFSSAFPEDSWRETRSREDGFDGPWGDGPWGDGQLSEALDTGVLVAAAIVVLAALVQLAARARPGTTLLVTGALVGGYLALGFHDGPVFVVLVVSSFVAACHAPLRTWGRCVGVTLVVVLGGMVVRELGDADGFAVSTLWQASATLGLTLAAGLLGSLLRGRRHAAREQAQHAATAEQLRTAQELHDGVGHGLAVIAMQSGVALHVLDRDPAAARAALEAIRDTSRESLGSLRVELSRMAGQEAPRRPRPGLADLPALVARVEGAGVRVTVRDDVSHEVPDGVPEEVGAAVYAIAQEALTNVLRHSQAQHVELTLTVDAQTLRLTVRDDGTGGAVHREGMGLPGMHDRARAVGGTLSAGPRSSGPRPGGPRPGGPQATGRQSASGFEVSADLPLEGS; translated from the coding sequence ATGCGATTTCGCGCGAAGGACCTGGTGTGGGTCCTGCCTCTCGCGCTCTTTGCGGGGGTGGGCACGATCTTCTCCAGTGCCTTCCCGGAGGACAGTTGGCGTGAGACGAGATCACGCGAGGACGGGTTCGATGGCCCGTGGGGTGACGGGCCGTGGGGTGACGGGCAGCTCTCCGAGGCGCTCGACACGGGGGTGCTCGTGGCTGCGGCCATCGTGGTCCTGGCCGCCCTGGTGCAGCTGGCGGCACGCGCCCGGCCCGGGACCACGCTGCTGGTGACCGGTGCCCTGGTGGGCGGCTATCTCGCCCTCGGCTTCCACGACGGCCCGGTCTTCGTGGTCCTCGTGGTGAGCTCGTTCGTCGCCGCCTGCCACGCGCCACTGCGCACGTGGGGACGCTGTGTCGGCGTGACCCTCGTCGTGGTGCTGGGCGGCATGGTCGTGCGCGAGCTGGGTGACGCGGACGGTTTTGCGGTGTCGACCCTGTGGCAGGCCAGCGCGACCCTGGGTCTCACCCTGGCTGCGGGGCTGCTCGGCAGTCTGCTCCGCGGCCGGCGCCACGCGGCCCGCGAGCAGGCACAGCACGCCGCCACCGCGGAGCAGCTCCGGACAGCTCAGGAACTGCACGACGGTGTGGGGCACGGGCTGGCGGTGATCGCGATGCAGTCTGGCGTCGCCCTGCACGTGCTGGACCGCGACCCGGCAGCTGCCCGTGCCGCCCTGGAGGCGATCCGCGACACGAGCCGGGAGTCGCTGGGGTCGCTGCGGGTGGAGCTGTCCCGGATGGCCGGGCAGGAGGCCCCGCGCCGGCCCCGGCCGGGCCTGGCTGACCTGCCCGCGCTGGTGGCGCGCGTCGAGGGTGCTGGGGTGCGGGTGACGGTCCGCGATGACGTGTCCCACGAGGTCCCCGATGGCGTGCCCGAGGAGGTGGGTGCGGCGGTGTATGCCATCGCTCAGGAGGCGCTGACCAATGTGCTGCGGCACTCTCAGGCGCAGCACGTTGAGCTGACGCTGACCGTGGACGCGCAGACGCTTCGGCTGACCGTGCGGGATGACGGCACGGGTGGCGCGGTGCACCGTGAGGGCATGGGCCTGCCCGGGATGCACGATCGCGCGAGAGCTGTCGGAGGCACCCTGTCGGCCGGTCCTCGGTCGAGCGGTCCTCGGCCGGGCGGTCCTCGGCCGGGCGGCCCTCAGGCGACGGGCCGTCAGTCGGCTAGCGGCTTCGAGGTGTCCGCCGACCTGCCACTGGAGGGCTCATGA
- a CDS encoding helix-turn-helix domain-containing protein, giving the protein MPEPSLAEQFLALLADDRPLADYEELRRSTVETEGDAADRAHALALRARGLREQDRRREAELTALFDTVADLAALKDLDDVLEAIVRRARTLLACDVSYLSLNDDDEGATTMRVTEGIHSEEFRQVRLGFGEGLGGLVAQTARPYMTPDYFADERFNHTRTIDSAVGSEELRAILGVPLLLGRTVIGVLYAANHEVRPFSRADVDLLSSFAGHAAIALDNTRRIKETQAALADLKETSDLLRHNVEGVQLASVAHERLTGVVLQGGSLDDLAHELHQVLQEPVHVIDARGATLATSAPDEPPAEHELELVTAAFQDTGTHVLGGVSIAPVFAGGTPLAAVLTRSEVDDVARRILERAATTAALIMVIQRSLSEAQTRRRGDLLVDLLVGSSGAGSLTARASLLGADLAQPHAVLVLDGADHQLRQRVVDLATNHNGLSADVGERLVLVLPEEQPLEVGQRLVRTGGTGTVPVGRAVPTVGVAGPVTGVDGVRTAYEEAARCLDALLALGRRGDVADAAALGFVGLLMGRHDPDEHVQARLGPLLDYDRQRGTVLLQTLETWLAEDRHLSRTGERLHVHPNTVTQRLDRIGRLLGDGWQSPENILELGLALRLRSVLPAPAPED; this is encoded by the coding sequence GTGCCTGAGCCGAGCCTGGCGGAGCAGTTCCTCGCGCTGCTGGCCGATGACCGGCCGCTCGCGGACTATGAGGAGTTGCGCCGCTCGACAGTGGAGACCGAGGGTGACGCGGCCGACCGGGCCCACGCGCTCGCCCTGCGGGCCCGCGGGCTGCGTGAGCAGGACCGGCGCCGTGAGGCCGAGCTGACTGCCCTGTTCGACACCGTGGCCGACCTGGCCGCGCTCAAGGACCTCGACGACGTCCTCGAGGCGATCGTGCGCCGGGCCCGCACGCTGCTGGCCTGCGACGTCTCCTATCTCTCGCTCAATGACGACGACGAGGGGGCGACCACGATGCGGGTCACCGAGGGGATCCACAGTGAGGAGTTCCGGCAGGTCCGGCTCGGTTTCGGCGAGGGGCTGGGTGGTCTGGTCGCACAGACGGCGCGGCCCTATATGACCCCGGACTATTTCGCGGACGAGCGGTTCAACCACACCAGGACCATCGACTCGGCGGTGGGCAGCGAGGAGCTGCGGGCCATCCTCGGTGTCCCACTTCTGTTGGGGCGCACGGTGATCGGGGTGCTGTATGCCGCGAATCACGAGGTGCGTCCGTTCAGCCGGGCCGATGTGGACCTGCTGAGCAGCTTTGCAGGGCACGCCGCCATCGCGCTGGACAACACCCGCCGCATCAAGGAGACGCAGGCAGCGCTGGCGGACCTGAAGGAGACCAGCGACCTGCTGCGACACAACGTGGAGGGCGTGCAGCTGGCCAGCGTGGCCCACGAGCGGCTCACCGGTGTCGTGCTGCAGGGCGGATCACTGGACGACCTCGCCCACGAGTTGCACCAGGTGCTGCAGGAGCCGGTCCACGTGATCGACGCGCGAGGTGCCACCCTGGCCACCAGCGCGCCCGACGAGCCACCGGCCGAGCACGAGCTCGAGCTGGTCACGGCTGCCTTCCAGGACACCGGGACCCACGTGCTGGGCGGCGTCAGCATCGCACCGGTCTTTGCCGGCGGCACGCCCCTGGCGGCAGTGCTGACCCGCAGCGAGGTCGATGACGTCGCCCGTCGGATCCTCGAGCGGGCCGCGACGACCGCGGCCCTGATCATGGTCATCCAGCGCAGCCTCTCGGAGGCACAGACGCGGCGTCGCGGAGACCTGCTCGTCGACCTGCTCGTCGGCAGCTCTGGTGCGGGCTCGCTGACCGCGCGAGCCAGCCTGCTGGGTGCGGACCTGGCCCAGCCGCATGCGGTGCTCGTCCTCGACGGGGCCGACCACCAGCTCCGGCAGCGGGTGGTGGACCTGGCGACCAACCACAACGGGCTCAGCGCCGACGTGGGGGAGCGCCTCGTCCTGGTGCTGCCGGAGGAGCAGCCCCTCGAGGTCGGGCAGCGCCTGGTGCGCACGGGTGGCACCGGCACCGTGCCGGTCGGACGCGCTGTTCCCACGGTGGGGGTCGCCGGTCCGGTGACGGGCGTGGACGGGGTGCGCACGGCATACGAGGAGGCTGCCCGCTGCCTGGACGCACTGCTGGCCCTCGGCCGCCGAGGGGATGTCGCCGATGCCGCGGCCCTGGGGTTCGTCGGGCTGCTGATGGGGCGGCATGACCCGGACGAGCACGTGCAGGCTCGGTTGGGTCCGCTGCTCGACTATGACCGACAGCGCGGCACCGTGCTCCTGCAGACTCTGGAGACGTGGCTGGCCGAGGACCGGCACCTGTCCCGGACCGGTGAGCGGCTGCACGTCCACCCCAACACGGTCACCCAGCGGCTCGACCGGATCGGCCGGCTGCTGGGCGACGGGTGGCAGAGCCCCGAGAACATCCTCGAGCTCGGTCTCGCGCTGCGGCTGCGCAGTGTGCTGCCCGCTCCTGCCCCGGAGGACTAG